A stretch of Patescibacteria group bacterium DNA encodes these proteins:
- the nusG gene encoding transcription termination/antitermination protein NusG, giving the protein MDDQTTQQNVPENAKWYVLHTYSGHENKVAAAIKQRSEAMNIANRVFDVLVPTRDTVTVKRGKKEEIKEKIFPGYILVRMILDDDSWLIVRTTPGVTSFVGIGNRPTPLSPKEVDAITKFSQLAAPKFKTSISVGEAVKIVDGPFADFLGSVESVDEARGKIKVLVSIFGRETPVELDFLQVSKL; this is encoded by the coding sequence ATGGACGATCAAACAACTCAGCAAAATGTTCCGGAAAACGCCAAGTGGTATGTTCTGCATACCTACTCCGGCCATGAGAACAAAGTGGCCGCGGCGATTAAACAGCGCTCGGAGGCGATGAACATCGCCAACCGGGTATTTGATGTCCTCGTTCCCACCCGGGATACTGTCACCGTCAAAAGAGGCAAGAAAGAAGAAATAAAAGAGAAAATATTTCCGGGGTATATTTTGGTGAGAATGATTTTAGACGACGACTCGTGGTTAATCGTTCGCACTACTCCCGGAGTTACTTCTTTTGTGGGTATCGGCAACCGTCCGACCCCTCTATCTCCCAAAGAAGTTGACGCCATTACCAAATTCTCGCAGCTGGCCGCGCCAAAGTTCAAGACCAGTATCTCTGTCGGTGAAGCTGTCAAGATTGTTGACGGGCCGTTTGCCGACTTCCTGGGCAGTGTGGAATCTGTTGATGAAGCCCGCGGCAAGATCAAAGTCCTGGTCAGCATCTTTGGCCGGGAAACTCCGGTTGAGCTCGATTTCCTCCAGGTTAGCAAGCTTTAA
- the rplK gene encoding 50S ribosomal protein L11, which produces MAKKIKTVIKLNLPAGEATPAPPVGPALGQHGLPIMDFVRAYNEKTADKKGQVIPAVITVFEDRTFSFITKLPPVSELIKKELKLEHGAGFAGRESAGTLTAAQARKIAETKLEDLNTTDVDAATKIVQGTARSMGIKNE; this is translated from the coding sequence ATGGCTAAAAAGATTAAAACCGTTATTAAGTTAAATCTTCCCGCGGGCGAAGCAACTCCTGCTCCGCCGGTTGGTCCCGCTCTTGGTCAGCACGGTCTGCCGATTATGGACTTTGTCCGGGCCTACAATGAAAAAACCGCGGACAAGAAAGGCCAGGTTATTCCTGCTGTTATCACGGTTTTTGAGGATAGAACTTTCTCATTTATCACCAAGCTTCCCCCCGTTTCAGAACTTATCAAGAAAGAGCTCAAACTCGAGCATGGCGCAGGCTTTGCCGGAAGAGAGTCTGCCGGAACCCTAACTGCCGCCCAGGCCCGTAAAATCGCGGAAACCAAACTGGAAGATTTGAATACCACCGATGTCGATGCCGCCACTAAAATAGTCCAAGGCACCGCCCGCAGTATGGGTATTAAAAACGAATAA
- a CDS encoding DUF4931 domain-containing protein has product MAKFVPDIKTNRWVVIAPARISRPHDNTPFAVQAPQAPVCPFCPGQESLNKELFRVGDPWKVRVIANKYPITDYHEVIIHSPDHTHDLDTLPINQVELILTTYRQRYNFHKNSEHDGQVMIFNNHDIHAGASLAHPHSQIVVVPKQINLDTVQKEPVQNEVVRTNFFVAYCPDFSQWPYEIWIAPLIEGKNYGEISDEEIKDLAPLMQKLIGFINNKFKEEVKLHQPMEKSDETGETPYNYYIYHGQDWYLRIIPRLVHRAGFELGTGLSVNIIDPSVAAREYREGIAS; this is encoded by the coding sequence ATGGCCAAATTTGTTCCCGATATTAAAACCAACCGCTGGGTGGTGATTGCCCCGGCCAGAATTTCCCGGCCGCATGACAACACTCCGTTTGCCGTCCAGGCGCCTCAGGCGCCGGTCTGTCCCTTTTGCCCGGGGCAGGAAAGTCTGAACAAAGAACTATTTAGAGTCGGCGATCCTTGGAAAGTCCGGGTCATTGCTAATAAGTATCCGATAACCGATTATCACGAGGTCATTATCCATTCTCCGGATCATACTCACGACCTGGATACTTTGCCCATCAACCAGGTGGAGTTAATCCTAACCACCTACCGGCAGCGTTATAACTTCCATAAAAATTCGGAGCATGACGGCCAGGTGATGATTTTTAATAATCATGACATTCACGCCGGGGCGAGTCTCGCGCACCCACATTCCCAAATTGTGGTTGTTCCCAAGCAAATTAACCTGGATACCGTTCAGAAGGAGCCGGTCCAAAATGAAGTGGTCAGAACAAACTTTTTTGTGGCTTATTGTCCGGATTTTTCCCAGTGGCCCTACGAAATTTGGATTGCGCCATTAATCGAAGGCAAAAATTACGGCGAAATTTCCGACGAGGAAATCAAGGATCTGGCGCCATTAATGCAAAAGCTTATCGGGTTTATTAATAATAAATTCAAAGAAGAGGTTAAGCTTCACCAGCCGATGGAAAAGTCGGACGAAACGGGGGAGACGCCTTACAATTATTATATTTACCACGGCCAGGACTGGTATCTGCGTATTATTCCCAGACTGGTTCACCGGGCGGGATTTGAGTTGGGAACAGGGCTCTCTGTAAATATAATTGACCCGAGTGTTGCGGCGCGGGAGTACCGAGAGGGAATTGCGTCCTGA
- a CDS encoding helix-turn-helix domain-containing protein, whose amino-acid sequence MPGLNQNISIENLPDLLTVKEVAQLLRVSVLTIKRWGKRGKLPAIRINSRGDRRYKKEAVLWLLGMGK is encoded by the coding sequence ATGCCTGGGCTTAATCAAAATATCTCAATCGAAAACTTACCCGATCTTCTGACCGTCAAAGAAGTCGCCCAACTTCTTCGCGTTTCTGTCCTTACCATCAAACGCTGGGGCAAAAGAGGAAAATTGCCCGCCATCCGCATTAATTCAAGAGGGGACAGACGATATAAGAAAGAGGCGGTTTTGTGGCTATTGGGAATGGGTAAATAA
- a CDS encoding LytR C-terminal domain-containing protein, which translates to MCMPFGKKKLLVVFLEKDNLKLLSYEVGGLKSAATRLFAGQITFSPEVLRDGFIADAAKFSGQVKMAFAQKDQLRDAAEVLLFVSPDKVFTKTLPAADSVDIFIHGLPYFKEELVINTEESKVKGKGDRVTYTAFEKKLVEDLERPFQELGKKIIGVKSPANALVEKFPQAGKYLFLIPQEREIVMVAAENGEILDLAVVKNDVFVARLEEFRANHDLGNAPTYSVGVFPSHFNLQTVNLAQTDIYDLIVNSSSTTKAGFELPLFLNRLNPRYLFLIGAATVGILLVLLIVKNLHRLPGLGRPAKTEITSPVAPTPPPPPAPEPKPADYPVEILNGTLITGEAGKLADKLKAEGFDITDTKNATSAGFAATRLRATKEVPDKILTELKTTLLETYESVTDELLATPSGKADIQIIIGKKKT; encoded by the coding sequence ATGTGTATGCCCTTCGGGAAGAAGAAGCTTTTGGTGGTATTTCTGGAGAAAGATAATCTCAAACTCCTGTCTTATGAAGTTGGTGGGTTGAAGTCGGCGGCGACGCGGTTGTTTGCCGGCCAGATTACCTTTTCTCCGGAAGTGCTAAGGGATGGGTTTATTGCTGATGCCGCCAAATTTTCCGGGCAAGTGAAGATGGCGTTTGCCCAGAAAGACCAGCTTCGCGACGCGGCAGAGGTTTTGCTTTTTGTCAGTCCGGACAAAGTTTTTACCAAGACCTTGCCGGCAGCCGATTCCGTTGACATTTTTATTCACGGCCTGCCATATTTTAAGGAAGAACTGGTTATCAACACGGAAGAGTCCAAGGTAAAAGGGAAGGGCGACAGAGTTACCTACACGGCTTTTGAGAAGAAGCTGGTAGAGGATTTAGAGCGTCCGTTTCAGGAGCTGGGTAAAAAAATAATCGGGGTCAAAAGCCCGGCTAACGCTCTGGTAGAAAAGTTTCCTCAGGCGGGAAAATACCTCTTTTTAATTCCTCAGGAACGCGAAATAGTGATGGTGGCGGCGGAAAATGGAGAGATTTTGGATTTAGCGGTGGTCAAAAACGATGTTTTTGTGGCCCGGCTGGAAGAGTTCCGGGCGAATCATGATCTGGGAAACGCTCCAACCTATTCTGTTGGGGTCTTCCCATCGCACTTCAATTTGCAGACCGTTAATTTGGCCCAAACCGACATTTATGATCTCATTGTTAACTCATCTTCAACCACAAAAGCGGGTTTCGAGCTGCCGCTATTTTTAAATCGTCTGAACCCCCGTTATCTTTTCCTGATAGGAGCGGCAACTGTGGGTATTCTTTTAGTATTATTAATAGTCAAAAATCTCCACCGCCTGCCGGGTTTAGGCAGACCGGCCAAAACAGAAATTACCTCGCCCGTGGCACCAACTCCACCCCCGCCGCCCGCGCCGGAGCCAAAGCCGGCTGATTATCCTGTGGAGATACTAAACGGAACCCTCATCACCGGCGAGGCCGGGAAGTTAGCAGACAAGCTTAAAGCTGAAGGCTTTGATATTACCGACACGAAAAATGCTACCTCGGCCGGGTTTGCGGCAACGCGCCTGCGGGCGACCAAAGAGGTGCCGGATAAGATTTTGACCGAACTTAAAACAACTCTTCTGGAGACTTATGAATCTGTCACTGACGAGCTTCTGGCCACCCCTTCCGGTAAAGCTGACATCCAAATAATTATCGG
- a CDS encoding four helix bundle protein, whose protein sequence is MPQFKNNYDLEERTVRFSESLVDFLKACPKTVITIPLIDQGLRAGTSIGANYREANGASSKKDFKNKIFICKKEAKETIYWLRLLGRVLGDGNLKQKCRNLYQEASEYVLIFGKIASSCRE, encoded by the coding sequence ATGCCTCAATTTAAAAATAACTATGATTTAGAAGAGAGGACGGTTCGGTTCTCCGAGAGTCTTGTAGATTTTCTGAAGGCGTGTCCAAAAACAGTAATTACTATTCCTTTAATTGATCAAGGACTGCGAGCGGGAACCAGTATTGGGGCTAACTATCGGGAAGCAAACGGAGCTTCTTCTAAAAAGGATTTTAAAAACAAAATATTTATTTGTAAAAAGGAGGCAAAAGAGACAATCTATTGGTTAAGATTGTTAGGCAGAGTGCTAGGTGATGGTAATCTGAAACAAAAGTGCAGAAACTTATACCAAGAAGCCAGCGAATATGTCTTAATTTTCGGAAAAATTGCCAGTAGTTGTAGAGAATAG
- the rplJ gene encoding 50S ribosomal protein L10, with the protein MPKAKNIETVGKLEEKLKKAKGLVLTDYQGLTHKQMEDLHKSVKKAGAEYVVVKNSLLNIASTRNQKPVTSVGPTAVLLAYEDEFAPLRELVKFIKTNSKPAVKMSVLGGTEYDAAETTRIASLPSKEGLIAQLMFTLNANTQKLAYLLTQVKK; encoded by the coding sequence ATGCCTAAAGCTAAAAACATCGAAACCGTCGGAAAACTGGAAGAAAAGCTCAAAAAAGCCAAGGGCCTGGTTTTAACCGACTATCAGGGTCTCACCCACAAACAGATGGAAGACCTGCACAAAAGCGTCAAAAAAGCCGGCGCGGAATATGTTGTGGTCAAAAACAGCCTGCTAAACATTGCCTCTACCAGAAACCAGAAACCAGTCACCAGCGTCGGCCCGACTGCTGTCCTGTTAGCTTATGAAGACGAATTTGCTCCGCTTCGGGAATTGGTCAAATTTATTAAAACTAATTCCAAACCGGCGGTCAAAATGAGCGTTTTGGGCGGGACTGAATATGACGCGGCTGAAACTACCCGGATCGCCAGTTTGCCGTCAAAAGAAGGCTTAATCGCCCAGCTCATGTTTACTCTTAACGCGAATACTCAGAAACTAGCATACTTACTGACACAAGTTAAAAAATAA
- the secE gene encoding preprotein translocase subunit SecE, which produces MKDFTITAPDFGKNPVVFIKEVRSELAKVAWPTRPEVVRLTGVVIGVSIIVGVYLGGLDYVFTRLIELLLKQ; this is translated from the coding sequence ATGAAAGACTTTACGATCACGGCTCCGGACTTTGGCAAAAATCCGGTCGTCTTTATTAAAGAAGTCCGCTCGGAACTAGCCAAAGTAGCTTGGCCAACTCGACCGGAAGTGGTCAGACTGACAGGGGTCGTTATTGGGGTCTCTATAATAGTCGGCGTGTATCTTGGGGGTTTGGATTATGTTTTTACCAGACTGATAGAACTTTTATTAAAACAGTAA
- a CDS encoding four helix bundle suffix domain-containing protein, translated as MAKAGFEYLLAYKITVPIYDYTVAFCNCYPPLAPNHPNFSNFSYPRLSSTRTYDQMIQSARSGMTNLAEGHQQQSLEGYIKLSGVNRASLEELLKDYLAFARQNHLEVWPKERSRREIREIGEIWGILTRTSTLPDNPNFPPLPNDPTKAANFMITLINQANYLQDRLNLALEDKFVKEGGFRENLFKKRMAYRNKKSPA; from the coding sequence GTGGCAAAAGCTGGTTTCGAATATCTTCTTGCCTACAAAATCACGGTGCCGATCTACGATTACACTGTGGCTTTCTGCAATTGTTACCCGCCGTTAGCTCCTAATCATCCTAATTTCTCCAATTTTTCCTATCCTCGTCTCTCTTCAACCCGAACCTATGACCAAATGATTCAGTCGGCACGGTCGGGGATGACTAATTTGGCTGAAGGTCATCAGCAGCAAAGCCTTGAAGGCTATATTAAACTTTCAGGAGTTAACAGAGCCTCATTAGAAGAACTTTTAAAAGATTATTTAGCTTTTGCCAGACAGAACCATCTAGAGGTCTGGCCAAAAGAGAGATCAAGAAGAGAAATTCGAGAAATTGGAGAAATATGGGGAATCTTAACAAGAACTTCGACACTGCCGGACAACCCAAATTTTCCGCCGCTTCCAAACGACCCAACCAAAGCGGCGAATTTTATGATTACTCTGATTAATCAAGCCAATTACCTGCAGGATCGTTTGAATCTTGCTTTAGAAGACAAATTTGTTAAGGAAGGCGGTTTTCGGGAGAATCTTTTCAAAAAACGGATGGCTTACCGCAATAAAAAAAGTCCCGCTTAA
- a CDS encoding 50S ribosomal protein L1: MGKVKTAIMGDIEAEEAARKKAEAKRAQKKAEKAAKVPKKDVLKTEDRTLDQEPLKAEKSDQEIKTLKHQDQKNPLSAVKNIRGKKYLEVRGLVDKKKVYSLKEALDLVKKTSYSKFDGTVELHLNVTEKGLRGMVALPHGTGKQIKVKVADDALIENLSKGGSIDFDILVAHPSMMPKLARVAKILGPKGLMPNPKTGTIGENPEKLVETLSKGQINWKTEADFPIIHTIIGKVSFEPKKLEDNFAALTKAVGKDKIKTAFVKPTMGPAVKVAV, from the coding sequence ATGGGTAAAGTAAAAACCGCCATCATGGGAGATATTGAAGCTGAAGAAGCCGCCCGCAAAAAGGCGGAAGCCAAACGCGCTCAAAAAAAAGCCGAGAAAGCTGCCAAAGTTCCTAAAAAGGATGTTTTGAAGACAGAAGACAGAACTCTTGACCAGGAACCCTTGAAAGCAGAAAAATCAGATCAAGAGATCAAGACATTAAAACATCAAGATCAAAAAAATCCGCTTTCCGCCGTCAAGAATATCCGAGGTAAAAAATATCTCGAAGTTCGGGGTTTAGTTGACAAGAAAAAGGTTTACTCTCTTAAAGAGGCTCTCGATTTAGTCAAGAAAACTTCTTATTCGAAGTTCGACGGCACAGTAGAATTGCATCTTAATGTCACCGAAAAGGGCCTGCGCGGGATGGTGGCTTTGCCCCACGGCACCGGCAAACAAATCAAAGTAAAAGTTGCTGATGACGCCCTAATCGAGAATTTATCTAAGGGCGGTTCGATCGATTTTGATATTTTGGTGGCCCATCCGAGCATGATGCCCAAATTGGCCCGAGTGGCCAAGATCCTGGGACCAAAAGGTTTGATGCCCAACCCCAAAACCGGCACGATAGGCGAAAATCCGGAAAAATTAGTGGAAACTTTGTCCAAGGGCCAGATTAACTGGAAAACCGAAGCTGACTTCCCGATTATCCATACGATTATCGGTAAGGTCTCTTTCGAACCCAAAAAGCTCGAGGACAACTTTGCCGCCCTGACTAAAGCCGTCGGCAAAGACAAAATTAAAACCGCCTTCGTCAAACCCACCATGGGTCCGGCAGTGAAAGTGGCCGTTTAG
- the rplL gene encoding 50S ribosomal protein L7/L12 — translation MSDKTQKIVDEVEKMTVLEVAELVKALEEKFGVSAAAVSVAASPAGASAEAGPAEEQTTFNVVLTNAGANKISVIKAVREVVPTLGLAEAKTLVESAPKNVVEGVNKATAEEAKKKLEAAGATAELK, via the coding sequence ATGTCTGATAAAACTCAAAAAATCGTTGACGAAGTCGAAAAAATGACTGTTCTCGAGGTGGCTGAGCTCGTCAAAGCTCTCGAGGAAAAGTTTGGTGTGAGCGCTGCCGCGGTTTCAGTAGCGGCTTCGCCCGCCGGAGCTTCAGCGGAGGCGGGTCCCGCTGAGGAACAGACAACTTTCAATGTTGTTCTGACTAACGCCGGTGCCAACAAGATTTCCGTCATTAAAGCCGTTCGCGAAGTCGTCCCGACCCTGGGCCTGGCTGAAGCGAAGACTTTGGTGGAATCCGCTCCCAAGAATGTCGTCGAAGGAGTGAACAAAGCCACTGCAGAAGAAGCTAAGAAAAAACTGGAGGCTGCCGGAGCCACTGCAGAATTGAAATAA